One segment of Magnetospirillum sp. 15-1 DNA contains the following:
- a CDS encoding glutamate--cysteine ligase produces the protein MSAPAKPSGEPIAGKHQLVEYLESGCKPKDAWRIGTEHEKFGFSLDDLRPLPYGGDKGIKAMLDGLVGLGWEPVFEGDNVIALHDYCGAAISLEPGGQLELSGGLLENIHQTAAEVTHHLAQVKHVAQRLGIGFLGVGFQPKWSKEDTPWMPKGRYVIMRRYMPEVGTKGLDMMLRTCTVQVNLDFASEADMVKKLRVSLALQPVATALFAASPFVDGKPSGFITARGDVWTDTDRYRTGGLPFAFDRGMGFERYVDWMLDVPMYFVYRDGKYIDAAGQSFRDFMNGKLPAFPGELPTMGDWADHLTTAFPDVRIKKFLEMRGADAGPWRRLCALPALWTGLLYDDAALDGAWELVKDWGPEEREALRATVPARGLAATIGGRSVREVALDVLSLASAGLKARARLNDSGRDESIYLDPIEAVARSGRTAAEDMLEAYDTRWQRSVDPIFKEYAY, from the coding sequence ATGTCCGCACCCGCCAAGCCCAGCGGCGAACCCATCGCCGGCAAGCATCAGCTGGTCGAATACCTGGAATCGGGCTGCAAGCCGAAGGATGCCTGGCGCATCGGCACCGAGCACGAAAAGTTCGGCTTCTCGCTCGACGACCTGCGGCCGCTGCCCTATGGCGGCGACAAGGGCATCAAGGCCATGCTCGACGGACTGGTCGGGCTGGGCTGGGAGCCGGTGTTCGAGGGCGACAACGTCATCGCCCTGCACGATTACTGCGGCGCCGCCATCAGCCTGGAACCGGGCGGGCAGCTGGAGCTGTCGGGCGGCCTGCTGGAGAACATCCACCAGACCGCCGCCGAGGTCACCCATCACCTGGCCCAGGTCAAGCACGTGGCCCAGCGTCTGGGCATCGGCTTCCTGGGTGTGGGCTTCCAGCCGAAATGGAGCAAGGAAGACACGCCCTGGATGCCCAAGGGCCGCTACGTGATCATGCGCCGCTACATGCCCGAGGTGGGAACCAAGGGCCTGGACATGATGCTGCGCACCTGTACGGTGCAGGTGAACCTGGATTTCGCCTCGGAAGCCGACATGGTGAAGAAGCTGCGCGTCTCGCTGGCGCTGCAGCCTGTCGCCACGGCCCTGTTCGCCGCCTCGCCCTTCGTGGACGGCAAGCCGTCGGGCTTCATCACGGCCCGCGGCGACGTGTGGACCGACACCGACCGCTACCGCACCGGCGGCTTGCCCTTCGCCTTCGACCGGGGGATGGGCTTCGAGCGCTACGTGGACTGGATGCTGGATGTCCCCATGTACTTCGTCTACCGCGACGGCAAATACATCGACGCGGCGGGCCAGAGCTTCCGGGACTTCATGAACGGCAAGCTGCCGGCGTTTCCCGGCGAACTGCCCACCATGGGCGACTGGGCCGACCACCTGACCACCGCCTTCCCCGACGTGCGCATCAAGAAATTCCTGGAGATGCGCGGCGCCGATGCCGGGCCGTGGCGGCGGCTGTGCGCCCTGCCCGCCTTGTGGACCGGCCTGCTCTATGACGACGCGGCGCTGGACGGCGCCTGGGAGTTGGTCAAGGACTGGGGACCGGAGGAGCGCGAGGCGCTGCGCGCCACCGTCCCCGCCCGGGGTCTGGCCGCCACCATCGGCGGCCGCAGCGTGCGCGAGGTGGCGCTGGATGTGCTGAGCCTCGCCTCGGCCGGCCTCAAGGCGCGGGCGCGGCTCAACGATTCGGGACGCGACGAGAGCATCTACCTCGATCCCATCGAGGCGGTGGCGAGAAGCGGCAGGACCGCCGCCGAGGACATGCTGGAGGCCTACGACACCCGCTGGCAGCGTTCGGTCGATCCCATCTTCAAGGAATATGCCTACTAG
- a CDS encoding aspartate 1-decarboxylase: MMKIIRAKLHGIRVTNADLNYHGSITLDPEQCEMAGIYPMEFVDIWNKNSAARISTYVIFGEPGSRCCVLNGAAARTCQKGDELIIAASADISGPEKLYDVKPRILTFLPDNHVDQVLYYDVFQSEKRPYDFRIVDADKHTIESCHTWPNVDITKLRSDLQAKGWNEAEIDAFIASHFSL, translated from the coding sequence ATGATGAAGATCATTCGCGCGAAGCTGCACGGTATTCGCGTTACCAATGCCGACCTCAATTACCACGGCTCGATCACGCTCGATCCCGAGCAGTGCGAGATGGCCGGCATCTATCCCATGGAATTCGTCGACATCTGGAACAAGAACTCGGCGGCCCGTATCTCCACCTACGTCATCTTCGGCGAGCCGGGCTCGCGCTGCTGCGTGCTGAACGGCGCCGCCGCGCGGACCTGCCAGAAGGGCGACGAGCTGATCATCGCGGCGTCCGCCGATATTTCCGGGCCCGAGAAGCTGTATGACGTCAAGCCGCGCATCTTGACCTTCCTGCCCGACAATCACGTGGATCAGGTGCTGTACTACGACGTGTTCCAGAGCGAGAAGCGCCCCTACGACTTCCGCATCGTCGACGCCGACAAGCACACCATCGAGAGCTGCCACACCTGGCCCAACGTGGACATCACCAAGCTGCGCTCCGACCTGCAGGCCAAGGGCTGGAACGAGGCCGAGATCGACGCGTTCATCGCGTCGCACTTCTCGCTGTAG
- the queC gene encoding 7-cyano-7-deazaguanine synthase QueC, with translation MTTKPAIVLLSGGLDSATVLAIAKAEGFVPSALTFRYGQRHAVEIRAAQRVAEAMGISDHRIADIDLRVFGGSALTSDIAVPKGGLEDAIPEGIPVTYVPARNTIMLSFALAFAEVMGAADIFVGVNAVDYSGYPDCRPDYIKAFEAMANLATKAAVEGTRLRLHTPLIDLSKGEIIRRGLALGVDYSITSTCYDPDEQGRACGHCDSCRLRLKGFAEAGLADPAEYAP, from the coding sequence ATGACGACCAAACCCGCCATCGTCCTGCTCAGCGGCGGCCTTGACTCCGCCACCGTGCTGGCCATCGCCAAGGCCGAGGGCTTCGTGCCGTCGGCGCTGACCTTCCGCTACGGCCAGCGCCACGCGGTGGAGATCCGGGCGGCCCAGCGCGTGGCCGAGGCCATGGGCATCAGTGACCATCGTATCGCCGACATCGACCTCAGGGTATTCGGCGGCTCGGCGCTGACCTCGGACATCGCGGTGCCCAAGGGCGGGCTGGAGGACGCCATTCCCGAGGGCATCCCGGTCACCTACGTGCCGGCCCGCAACACCATCATGCTGTCCTTCGCCCTGGCCTTCGCCGAGGTGATGGGCGCCGCCGACATCTTCGTCGGCGTCAACGCCGTGGATTACTCCGGCTATCCCGATTGCCGCCCGGACTACATCAAGGCGTTCGAGGCCATGGCCAACCTCGCCACCAAGGCGGCGGTGGAAGGCACCAGATTGCGGCTGCACACCCCACTGATCGACCTCTCCAAGGGCGAGATCATCCGGCGCGGACTGGCGCTCGGTGTCGATTATTCCATCACCTCCACCTGCTACGACCCCGACGAGCAGGGGCGGGCCTGCGGGCATTGCGATTCCTGCCGCCTGCGCCTCAAGGGGTTCGCCGAGGCGGGACTGGCCGACCCGGCCGAGTACGCTCCATGA
- the asnB gene encoding asparagine synthase (glutamine-hydrolyzing): protein MCGFAGFLDLTQPTPDRDKVVRAMAATLVHRGPDDDGAWVDDAAGVALGFRRLAIVDLTPQGHQPMESHDGRWVISFNGEIYNHAALRARLGDGIVWRGHSDTEVLLQAVSAWGVEAALAAFDGMFAFALWDRRERTLTLARDRFGEKPLYWAKVGGRLLFGSELKALAAHPAWEGGIDRDVLALYMRLGWIPAPHTIHPGVFKLEPGHLMRVSGGQVSIQAYWSAADSAARLENSFDGTAEQAADRLEELLHHSVALRMQADVPVGVFLSGGIDSSITAALMRQLSAEPVHSFTIGFDQSGLDESPHARAVADQLGTIHTEVRIGDAEALAMVPRLPALYDEPFADAAALPTALLAQVTRKSVTVALSGDGADELFGGYGIYRSIPKDWRALQRLPGGLKAAGALGARLLAGPAEGLAALAGGLRRRRSHPGHRLGREAERLEAGSLAQLLGLHYSRWRGMPALVPGAGRADSLFTAPTPPVKDDALATMLLDACGYLPDDLCVKTDRATMGASLEARLPFLALPIAEFAWSLPTRLKIEGETGKAVLRRVLYRHVPRALVDRPKMGFEVPLRRWLNGQLRDWADDLLSEDRLRRQGWLDAALVAQCWREHRSGSKNWQNEMWHALMFQAWLETVSP from the coding sequence ATGTGCGGCTTCGCCGGCTTCCTCGACCTGACCCAGCCCACCCCCGACCGGGACAAGGTGGTGCGCGCCATGGCCGCCACCCTGGTCCATCGCGGCCCCGACGACGACGGCGCCTGGGTGGATGACGCGGCGGGCGTGGCGCTGGGCTTTCGCCGTCTGGCCATTGTCGACCTCACGCCCCAGGGGCATCAGCCCATGGAATCCCACGATGGGCGCTGGGTGATCAGCTTCAACGGCGAAATCTACAACCACGCCGCCTTGCGGGCGCGGCTGGGGGACGGCATCGTCTGGCGCGGCCATTCCGATACCGAGGTGCTGCTGCAGGCGGTGTCCGCCTGGGGGGTGGAAGCGGCGCTGGCCGCCTTCGACGGCATGTTCGCCTTCGCCCTGTGGGACCGCCGGGAGCGCACCCTCACCCTGGCCCGCGACCGGTTCGGCGAGAAGCCGCTTTACTGGGCCAAGGTGGGCGGCCGCCTGCTGTTCGGCTCGGAGCTCAAGGCCCTGGCCGCCCATCCCGCCTGGGAAGGCGGCATCGACCGCGACGTCCTGGCCCTTTACATGCGGCTGGGCTGGATTCCCGCCCCCCATACCATCCATCCCGGCGTCTTCAAGCTGGAACCCGGCCACCTGATGCGGGTGAGCGGCGGGCAGGTCTCCATCCAGGCCTATTGGTCGGCGGCCGACAGCGCCGCCCGCCTGGAGAACAGCTTCGACGGCACCGCCGAACAGGCCGCCGACCGGCTGGAGGAACTGCTGCACCACTCGGTGGCCCTTCGCATGCAGGCCGACGTGCCGGTGGGCGTCTTCCTGTCGGGCGGCATCGATTCCTCCATCACCGCCGCCCTGATGCGGCAATTGTCGGCCGAGCCGGTCCATTCCTTCACCATCGGCTTCGATCAGTCGGGCCTGGACGAAAGCCCCCATGCCCGTGCCGTGGCCGACCAGCTGGGCACCATCCATACCGAGGTGCGGATCGGCGATGCCGAGGCGCTGGCCATGGTGCCGCGTCTGCCCGCCCTTTATGACGAACCCTTCGCCGACGCCGCCGCCCTGCCCACCGCCCTGCTGGCCCAGGTGACGCGCAAGAGCGTCACGGTGGCCCTGTCGGGCGACGGCGCCGACGAGTTGTTCGGTGGCTACGGCATCTATCGCTCCATCCCGAAGGACTGGCGGGCACTGCAACGCCTGCCCGGCGGCCTGAAGGCGGCCGGTGCGCTGGGCGCCCGCCTGCTGGCCGGACCGGCCGAGGGACTGGCCGCGCTGGCCGGCGGCTTGCGCAGGCGCCGCAGCCATCCCGGCCACCGCCTGGGCCGCGAGGCGGAACGCCTGGAGGCCGGCTCCCTGGCCCAATTGCTGGGGCTGCACTATTCCCGCTGGCGCGGCATGCCGGCCCTGGTGCCGGGGGCCGGACGCGCCGACAGCCTGTTCACCGCCCCGACGCCGCCGGTCAAGGACGACGCTCTGGCCACCATGCTGCTGGATGCCTGCGGTTACCTGCCCGACGACCTGTGCGTCAAGACCGACCGCGCCACCATGGGCGCCTCGCTGGAGGCCCGCCTGCCCTTCCTGGCGCTACCCATCGCCGAATTCGCCTGGAGCCTGCCCACGCGCCTGAAGATCGAGGGCGAGACCGGCAAGGCGGTGCTGCGCCGCGTCTTGTACCGCCACGTTCCACGTGCCCTGGTGGACCGCCCCAAGATGGGCTTCGAGGTGCCGCTGCGCCGCTGGCTGAACGGCCAGTTGCGGGACTGGGCCGACGATCTGCTGTCCGAGGACCGGCTGCGCCGCCAGGGCTGGCTGGATGCCGCCCTGGTGGCCCAATGCTGGCGCGAGCACCGCTCGGGCTCCAAGAACTGGCAGAACGAGATGTGGCACGCCCTGATGTTCCAGGCATGGCTGGAAACGGTCAGTCCCTGA
- a CDS encoding tetratricopeptide repeat protein, with protein sequence MNTGKPLNIGEAFGRAMQAWEDGNVAEARRLARTIIEARPDFGGAHYLLGLVALGQGQAKRAVDHLTQAVASDPNQPVPRLALGRALEAQDNFNSAILHYRAILSREPNHAEANSRLADLLGRLGRNRDEALDHARRAVAADPRHAEALCTLGTLLHQAGESVEAAGMLERALELRPDWAVALNNYGLILRSLGQNERAVAVLSGAVDLRRDHAGTRANLAAALRGLGRLDDARVHAERATKLNSRDPSGWLELGLIRRGLDMPEAAAAAFERALTAAPDSVHAHYCLAETRLALGQKERAAKHFRRCLELDPEDRHGAALGLAQTGAVDAPSRAPDAYVRQLFDDYADKFDSALVDKLAYRAPALLAQALDAVLERKQGLDVLDAGCGTGLAGPVLRPLAARLDGVDLSGAMIDRARSRRLYDHLEVGELVASLEARPATYDLVVAADVLVYFGDLNGIMAAAAQALKPGGVFAFTVERAEDCASYALGAKNRYAHAPDYVEAVAAGHGFAVAASERASTRQEAGEDVPGLVVVLRKI encoded by the coding sequence ATGAACACGGGCAAACCGCTCAATATCGGCGAGGCCTTCGGTCGCGCCATGCAGGCCTGGGAAGACGGCAACGTGGCCGAGGCCCGCCGGCTGGCGCGCACCATCATCGAGGCACGGCCGGATTTCGGCGGCGCCCATTACCTGTTGGGCCTGGTCGCCCTGGGGCAGGGGCAGGCCAAGCGGGCGGTGGACCATCTGACCCAGGCGGTGGCCTCCGACCCCAACCAGCCGGTGCCGCGTCTGGCGCTGGGCCGCGCGCTGGAGGCCCAGGACAATTTCAACAGCGCCATCCTGCACTACCGCGCCATCCTGAGCCGCGAACCCAATCATGCCGAGGCCAATTCCCGGCTGGCCGATCTGCTGGGCCGGCTGGGGCGCAACAGGGACGAGGCCCTGGACCATGCCCGCCGGGCGGTGGCCGCCGACCCCCGCCATGCCGAGGCCCTGTGCACGCTGGGCACCCTGCTGCATCAGGCGGGCGAGAGCGTCGAGGCCGCCGGCATGCTGGAGCGCGCCCTGGAGCTGCGCCCCGACTGGGCGGTGGCACTGAATAATTACGGACTGATCCTGCGCTCGCTGGGCCAGAACGAGCGGGCGGTGGCGGTGCTGTCCGGCGCGGTGGATTTGCGCCGCGACCATGCCGGCACCAGGGCCAATCTGGCCGCCGCCCTGCGCGGCCTGGGGCGTCTGGACGACGCCCGCGTCCACGCCGAGCGCGCCACCAAGCTCAATTCCCGCGATCCCTCCGGCTGGCTGGAGCTGGGGCTGATCCGCCGCGGCCTGGACATGCCCGAGGCCGCCGCCGCCGCCTTCGAGCGCGCGCTGACCGCCGCCCCCGATTCGGTGCACGCCCATTACTGTCTGGCCGAGACCCGTCTGGCCCTGGGGCAAAAGGAGAGGGCCGCCAAGCATTTCCGCCGCTGCCTGGAACTGGACCCCGAGGACCGCCACGGCGCCGCCCTCGGACTGGCCCAAACCGGCGCCGTCGATGCGCCGAGCCGCGCCCCCGACGCCTATGTGCGGCAGTTGTTCGACGATTACGCCGACAAGTTCGATTCCGCCCTGGTGGACAAGCTGGCCTACCGCGCCCCGGCCTTGCTGGCCCAGGCCCTGGATGCCGTCCTGGAGCGCAAGCAGGGTCTGGACGTGCTGGATGCCGGCTGTGGCACCGGGCTGGCCGGGCCGGTGCTGCGCCCCCTGGCCGCCCGCCTCGACGGTGTCGACCTGTCGGGCGCCATGATCGACAGGGCCCGCAGCCGCCGTCTCTATGACCATCTGGAGGTGGGTGAACTGGTCGCCAGCCTCGAGGCCCGCCCCGCCACCTATGATCTGGTGGTGGCCGCCGACGTGCTGGTCTATTTCGGCGACCTGAACGGCATCATGGCCGCCGCCGCCCAGGCCCTGAAGCCTGGCGGGGTATTCGCCTTCACGGTGGAGCGGGCCGAGGATTGCGCGTCCTACGCCCTGGGCGCCAAGAACCGCTATGCCCACGCCCCCGATTATGTGGAAGCGGTCGCCGCCGGCCATGGCTTCGCCGTCGCCGCCTCCGAACGGGCCTCCACCCGGCAGGAGGCGGGGGAAGACGTTCCCGGCCTCGTGGTGGTCCTGCGCAAGATTTAA
- a CDS encoding Rrf2 family transcriptional regulator, whose protein sequence is MARNCRFAVAVHITSLLATMEGQPCTSEWIAGSVNTNPVVVRRLLSALAKAGLVSSTRGSSGGSVLARPAGRISLLDIHRAVDEDEEPALHNQPPNPACPVGRNIQSVLVRVIERADAARDAVLSTTTLSEVVGALRGEG, encoded by the coding sequence ATGGCCAGAAACTGCCGCTTCGCCGTCGCCGTTCACATCACGTCGCTGCTCGCCACCATGGAGGGGCAGCCGTGCACGTCGGAATGGATCGCCGGTTCGGTGAACACCAATCCGGTGGTGGTGCGCCGTCTGCTGTCCGCCCTGGCCAAGGCCGGGCTGGTCAGCTCGACGCGAGGCAGCAGCGGCGGGTCGGTGCTGGCCCGGCCGGCCGGCCGCATCTCGTTGCTCGACATCCACCGGGCGGTGGACGAGGACGAGGAGCCGGCGCTGCACAACCAGCCGCCCAATCCGGCCTGTCCGGTGGGGCGCAATATCCAGTCGGTGCTGGTCCGGGTGATCGAGCGGGCCGACGCCGCCCGCGACGCGGTGCTGTCCACCACCACGCTGTCCGAGGTGGTGGGTGCCCTGAGGGGCGAGGGGTAG
- a CDS encoding flavodoxin family protein: MTSIAIVFHSGYGHTQAVAEAVAAGAAQVAGAQVHLVPADQAEAKADLLNGADAIIFGSPTYMGSASAKFKEFMEWSSKIWYGRGWQDKVAAGFTVSASQSGDKLGTLIQLSVFAAQHGMVWVGLDLLPGNNNSNGSVEDLNRLGSFLGVMAQANADQGPEGVTDADKKTAAHLGKRVAEAAARWKK; this comes from the coding sequence ATGACTTCCATCGCCATCGTGTTTCATTCCGGCTACGGCCACACCCAGGCGGTCGCCGAGGCCGTCGCCGCCGGGGCGGCCCAGGTGGCCGGCGCCCAGGTGCATCTTGTCCCGGCCGATCAGGCCGAGGCCAAGGCCGACCTGCTGAACGGCGCCGACGCCATCATCTTCGGCTCGCCCACCTACATGGGCTCGGCCTCGGCCAAGTTCAAAGAGTTCATGGAGTGGAGCTCCAAGATCTGGTACGGCCGAGGTTGGCAGGACAAGGTGGCGGCGGGCTTCACCGTTTCGGCCAGCCAGAGCGGCGACAAGCTGGGCACCTTGATCCAGCTGTCCGTCTTCGCCGCCCAGCACGGCATGGTGTGGGTGGGTCTGGACCTGCTGCCCGGCAACAACAATTCCAACGGCAGCGTCGAGGACCTCAACCGGCTGGGCAGCTTCCTGGGCGTCATGGCCCAGGCCAATGCCGACCAGGGACCGGAGGGCGTCACCGACGCCGACAAGAAGACCGCCGCCCATCTGGGCAAGCGCGTCGCCGAGGCGGCGGCGCGGTGGAAGAAGTAG
- a CDS encoding ATP-binding protein, whose protein sequence is MGIRDAAINWCGEFRSRELEDTFVEASRQRLLDAAYLCVLATSLTCLAFVPLDLMTLGGDRLMFFLTVRLAVATLLAIGLTSLAQAATARMIIALTHLYLYAFFCLNALVFAHPLLDRHGGMFFPLIAMSLFMFMPGPFRRVALLCAVAPLLSLAFWAEWREVPESPADMTIIALVTVVAYLVGAMARIQLERMGRGQFLLVEGERRARITLLEAKEAAEAGTRAKSEFLAVMSHEIRTPMNGILGMVRLLLDRPLEAEDRERLEMVHHSAEVLLGILDNILDLSKVEAGRMEFERAPFSPARVVAGIQTLLSARAGEKGVELSHAVASGVPEWVEGDCGRLRQILLNLTGNALKFTDAGHVLIRAGLAGDGSGRLEFSVTDTGIGLEEAEIKRLFHAFAQADSSITRRFGGTGLGLAICRRLVEAQGGEIGVESRPGVGSRFWLRLDLPATTAPAPGAVDARGGAVLPPLSVLLAEDNPINQKVALGFLTKASHRVAVAVNGAEALEMARAGGFDVVLMDMQMPVMDGLEAATRIRSLPGEAGRVPIIALTANAMRGDAERCREAGMNAHVAKPVDPDILFGVIADVLAGRPVGEGAAPVAAMNSPFAELSAHLGPEGMANLIATFLAQAEAACRILAEETGDMLRLHMAAHDLKSMAGAAGCGPLAELAAAIEAAARAGHAEEVRQQLQPLDQVWSATREVLEKRFGLSQELSDSTVPAR, encoded by the coding sequence ATGGGGATCAGGGACGCCGCCATCAATTGGTGCGGCGAGTTCCGTTCGCGTGAACTCGAGGACACCTTCGTCGAAGCGTCGCGGCAACGCCTGCTGGACGCGGCCTATCTCTGCGTGCTGGCCACCAGCCTCACCTGTCTGGCCTTCGTTCCCCTCGATCTGATGACGCTCGGCGGCGACCGGCTGATGTTCTTCCTGACCGTGCGCCTGGCCGTCGCCACCCTGCTGGCCATCGGGCTGACCAGTCTGGCCCAGGCGGCGACGGCGCGCATGATCATCGCCCTCACCCATCTGTACCTTTACGCCTTCTTCTGCCTCAACGCCCTGGTCTTCGCCCACCCGCTGCTCGACCGCCACGGCGGCATGTTCTTTCCCCTGATCGCCATGTCGCTGTTCATGTTCATGCCGGGGCCGTTCCGGCGGGTGGCCTTGCTGTGCGCCGTGGCCCCCCTGCTCAGTCTGGCGTTCTGGGCCGAGTGGCGCGAGGTGCCGGAAAGCCCGGCCGACATGACCATCATCGCCCTGGTGACCGTGGTGGCCTATCTGGTCGGCGCCATGGCCCGCATCCAGCTCGAGCGCATGGGGCGGGGGCAGTTCCTGCTGGTCGAGGGCGAGCGCCGGGCGCGCATCACCCTGCTGGAAGCCAAGGAGGCGGCCGAGGCCGGCACACGGGCCAAGAGCGAGTTCCTGGCGGTGATGAGCCATGAAATCCGCACCCCCATGAACGGCATCCTCGGCATGGTGCGGCTGCTGCTCGACCGGCCGCTGGAGGCGGAGGACCGCGAACGTCTGGAGATGGTTCACCATTCCGCCGAGGTGCTGCTGGGCATCCTGGACAACATCCTCGACCTGTCCAAGGTGGAGGCCGGGCGGATGGAGTTCGAGCGGGCTCCGTTCAGCCCCGCCCGGGTGGTCGCCGGCATCCAGACCCTGCTGTCGGCCCGTGCCGGCGAGAAGGGAGTGGAACTGTCCCACGCCGTCGCGTCGGGCGTTCCCGAATGGGTGGAGGGCGATTGCGGCCGTCTGCGCCAGATTCTGCTCAATCTGACCGGGAACGCGCTGAAATTCACCGATGCCGGCCATGTGCTGATCCGGGCCGGGCTGGCCGGCGACGGATCGGGGCGGTTGGAGTTCTCGGTGACCGACACCGGCATCGGCCTGGAGGAGGCCGAGATCAAGCGGCTGTTCCATGCCTTCGCCCAGGCGGATTCCTCCATCACCCGGCGTTTCGGCGGCACCGGCCTGGGGCTGGCCATCTGCCGCCGACTGGTGGAGGCCCAAGGCGGCGAGATCGGCGTGGAAAGCCGCCCCGGCGTGGGCAGCCGCTTCTGGCTGCGCCTGGACCTGCCGGCCACCACCGCCCCGGCTCCCGGCGCGGTGGACGCGCGCGGCGGCGCGGTGCTGCCGCCGCTGTCGGTATTGCTGGCCGAGGACAATCCCATCAACCAGAAGGTGGCGCTGGGCTTTTTGACCAAGGCTTCCCACCGGGTGGCCGTCGCCGTCAACGGCGCCGAGGCGCTGGAGATGGCGCGGGCCGGCGGCTTCGACGTGGTGCTGATGGATATGCAGATGCCGGTGATGGACGGGCTGGAGGCGGCGACGCGGATTCGCTCGCTACCCGGTGAGGCCGGTCGGGTGCCGATCATCGCGCTGACCGCCAACGCCATGCGCGGCGATGCCGAGCGCTGCCGCGAGGCGGGCATGAACGCCCATGTGGCCAAGCCGGTGGACCCCGACATTCTGTTCGGGGTGATCGCCGATGTGCTGGCCGGGCGGCCGGTGGGAGAGGGGGCGGCGCCGGTGGCCGCCATGAACTCCCCCTTCGCCGAACTGAGCGCCCATCTGGGGCCCGAGGGCATGGCGAACCTGATCGCCACCTTCCTCGCCCAGGCCGAGGCGGCGTGCCGCATCCTGGCGGAGGAAACCGGGGACATGCTGCGCCTGCACATGGCGGCCCACGACCTCAAGAGCATGGCCGGGGCGGCCGGCTGCGGACCGCTGGCCGAGCTTGCCGCCGCCATCGAGGCCGCCGCCCGCGCCGGCCATGCCGAGGAGGTGCGCCAGCAGCTCCAGCCCCTGGATCAGGTCTGGTCGGCCACCCGCGAGGTGCTGGAAAAGCGCTTCGGCCTCTCTCAGGAATTGTCGGACAGCACTGTTCCCGCCAGATAG
- a CDS encoding folylpolyglutamate synthase/dihydrofolate synthase family protein — protein MIDSILDRLTRLHPKVIDLSLDRVLRLLDALGSPQEKLPPVIHVAGTNGKGSTVATLRALFEAAEMRAHVYTSPHLVRFAERIRVAGSLPTDPELLALLEEVEAANAGRPITFFEITTAAAFLAFAKTPAEVCILETGLGGRLDATNVVERPALTVITPIAMDHESFLGGRIEAIAAEKAGIMKRGIACVVAKQGRKAAKVLEARSSELGVPLIREGEHFFARTASDGGLVYRGPSVEWSLPAPALAGAFQYRNTALALACIERLSRTEPVPTFPDFPPSALGPGIRSVTWPARLQHLTNGPLVDMLPEGWELWLDGGHNPHAAEALAQHTRSWRDKPLMAVFGILSTKDVDGYLEPLAARFHTLRAVAIPGEAAALPAEDGAAAATRHFCLDAKPSPSVEAAVADLIAAGTGPARILICGSLYLAGTVLSDNS, from the coding sequence ATGATCGACAGCATTCTCGACCGTCTGACCCGGCTGCATCCCAAGGTCATCGACCTGTCCCTGGACCGCGTCCTGCGGCTGCTCGACGCGCTGGGCAGTCCCCAGGAAAAACTGCCGCCGGTGATCCACGTGGCGGGAACCAACGGCAAGGGCTCGACGGTGGCGACACTGCGCGCCCTGTTCGAGGCGGCGGAAATGCGGGCCCACGTCTACACCTCGCCCCATCTGGTACGCTTCGCCGAGCGCATCCGCGTCGCCGGAAGCCTGCCCACCGATCCCGAACTGCTGGCCCTGCTGGAAGAGGTGGAGGCGGCCAATGCCGGGCGCCCCATCACCTTCTTCGAGATCACCACGGCGGCCGCCTTCCTGGCCTTCGCCAAGACTCCGGCGGAGGTCTGCATCCTGGAGACCGGGCTGGGCGGGCGGCTGGACGCCACCAACGTGGTGGAGCGCCCGGCCCTGACCGTCATCACTCCCATCGCCATGGATCACGAGAGCTTCCTGGGCGGCCGCATCGAGGCCATCGCCGCCGAGAAGGCCGGCATCATGAAGCGCGGCATCGCCTGCGTGGTCGCCAAGCAGGGGCGCAAGGCGGCCAAGGTGCTGGAGGCGCGCTCCAGCGAACTGGGCGTGCCGCTGATCAGGGAGGGCGAGCACTTCTTCGCCCGCACCGCCTCCGATGGCGGGCTGGTCTATCGCGGTCCGTCGGTGGAGTGGAGCCTGCCCGCCCCCGCCCTGGCCGGCGCCTTCCAGTACCGCAACACCGCCCTGGCCCTGGCCTGCATCGAGCGCCTGTCGCGCACCGAGCCGGTCCCGACCTTCCCCGATTTCCCGCCGAGCGCGCTTGGCCCCGGCATCCGTTCGGTGACGTGGCCGGCCCGCCTGCAGCACCTGACCAATGGCCCGCTGGTGGACATGCTGCCCGAGGGCTGGGAATTGTGGCTGGACGGCGGGCACAACCCCCATGCCGCCGAGGCCCTGGCCCAGCACACCCGCTCGTGGCGCGACAAGCCGCTGATGGCGGTGTTCGGCATTCTGTCGACCAAGGACGTGGACGGCTATCTCGAGCCGCTGGCGGCACGCTTCCACACCCTGCGCGCCGTCGCCATTCCCGGCGAGGCGGCGGCGCTGCCGGCCGAAGACGGCGCGGCGGCCGCCACCCGGCATTTCTGCCTGGACGCCAAGCCCTCGCCCTCGGTGGAAGCGGCCGTGGCCGACCTGATCGCTGCCGGTACCGGTCCGGCCCGCATCCTGATCTGCGGCAGTCTCTATCTGGCGGGAACAGTGCTGTCCGACAATTCCTGA